A window from Neodiprion fabricii isolate iyNeoFabr1 chromosome 2, iyNeoFabr1.1, whole genome shotgun sequence encodes these proteins:
- the LOC124175046 gene encoding dual oxidase isoform X1: protein MTFIRNEHRRGFLCSFVLYGVLVAAWINPVIKSDIVRYNHTEKQRYDGWYNNLAHPEWGSVDSRLIRKAPAAYSDGVYMMAGQDRPSSRKLSDLFMQGDDGIPSVKNKTALFAFFGQLVTAEIIMASESGCPIEFHRIDVEKCDKVFDKDCQGNKYIPFQRADYDRETGHSPNSPREQINKVTSWIDGSFIYSGSEAWTNTMRSFKNGSFLMEPKKQFPVRNTMRAPLFNHAVPNVMRMLNPERLYLLGDPRTNQNPPLLAFGILFYQWHNVIAARVQKQNPDMSDEEVFQRARRVVVGTLQNIIVYEYLPNLLEEELKPYSGYKPDLHPGISHVFQSAAFRYGHSLVPPGIYRRDESCNFRKTSMGRPAMRLCSTWWDSNEVLANSTIEELVMGMASQLAEKEDSLLCSDVRNSLFGPMEFSRRDLGALNIMRGRDNGLPDYNTARAHFKLPRRKIWNEINPALFNKNPELLRSLMEIYSNNLENIDVYVGGMLESSDGPGELFKAVIKDQFTRLRDADRFWFENLDNGIFTKSEIEEIRRVKFWDIVVNTTSIPPEAVQRRLFTWMENDPCPQPFQLNSSILESCMPLQRYDYFEGSELVYIYACVFLGFIPILCAGVGYGLVKLQNRRRRRLKILQEEIQKRSDGRICVDKMVVREWLHANHRRLVKVKFGPEAALHVVNRKGEKLRTFNFNNLNSITIEESQVINYESENSHRKPLVLLRIPRDYDLVLELDSLSSRRKFIAKLESFLTSHNKHFTLMRTNRDIMLAKAETKERRQKKLEQFFREAYALTFGLRPGEKRRRSEDSDSGEVVTVMRTSLSKSEFASALGMRPDAVFVQKMFNIVDKDSDGRISFQEFLDTVLLFSRGKTEDKLRIIFDMCDNDSNGVIDKGELSEMLRSLVEIARTTSLSDDHVTELIDGMFQDAGLERKDYLTYNDFKLMMKEYKGDFVAIGLDCKGAKQNFLDTSTNVARMTSFHIDQLPPEATKSWARKQWDGISTFLEENRQNIFYLFIFYVITIALFVERFIHYSFMAEHTDLRHIMGVGIAITRGSAAALSFCYSLLLLTMSRNLLTKLKEFSIQQYIPLDSHIQFHKIAACTALFFSVLHTVGHIVNFYHVSTQPIGNLRCLTREVSFSSDARPTITFWLFQTVTGLTGILLFVVMTIIFVFAHPTIRQKAYKFFWSTHSLYVLLYALCLVHGLARLTGAPRFWIFFIGPAIIYALDKVVSLRTKYMALDIIETELLPSDVIKIKFYRPPNLKYLSGQWVRLSCTAFRTNEFHSFTLTSAPHENFLSCHIKAQGPWTWKLRNYFDPCNFNPEDEHPKIRIEGPFGGGNQDWYKFEVAVMVGGGIGVTPYASMLNDLVFGTSTNRYSGVACKKVYFLWICPSHKHFEWFIDVLRDVERKDVTDVLEIHIFITQFFHKFDLRTTMLYICENHFQRLSKTSIFTGLKAINHFGRPDMTSFLKFVQKKHSYVSKIGVFSCGPRPLTKSVMLGCDEVNKGRRLPYFIHHFENFG, encoded by the exons aTATCGTCAGATACAATCACACTGAAAAACAGAGGTACGATGGCTGGTACAACAATTTGGCACATCCGGAGTGGGGATCAGTTG ACAGCAGACTCATTCGCAAGGCACCGGCCGCTTATTCGGACGGAGTTTACATGATGGCTGGACAAGATCGACCTTCATCGCGAAAACTGAGCGATCTTTTCATGCAAGGTGACGACGGGATACCATCGGTCAAAAACAAAACCGCCTTGTTCGCCTTCTTTG GGCAGCTCGTTACTGCGGAAATAATAATGGCCAGCGAGAGTGGGTGTCCGATAGAGTTTCATCGCATTGATGTAGAGAAGTGCGACAAGGTATTCGACAAGGACTGCCAGGGCAACAAGTACATTCCCTTTCAAAGGGCCGATTATGACAGAGAGACCGGACACAGTCCCAACAGCCCCAGGGAACAG ATCAACAAAGTGACCAGCTGGATCGACGGGAGCTTTATTTACTCGGGCAGCGAGGCTTGGACCAACACCATGAGGTCCTTCAAAAACGGGAGCTTCCTCATGGAGCCGAAGAAGCAATTTCCGGTTCGGAACACCATGCGGGCACCGCTGTTCAATCACGCGGTACCGAACGTGATGAGAATGCTTAATCCGGAGCGGCTTTATC tGCTCGGAGATCCGAGGACGAATCAAAACCCCCCGCTCCTGGCGTTTGGAATCTTGTTCTATCAGTGGCACAACGTAATAGCGGCTCGAGTCCAAAAACAGAACCCGGATATGTCGGATGAGGAGGTTTTTCAAAGGGCACGAAGAGTCGTAGTGGGGACGCTTCAG AACATCATAGTCTACGAATACTTGCCGAATCTTTTGGAAGAAGAGCTGAAGCCTTATTCCGGATACAAGCCTGACCTTCATCCCGGTATTAGTCACGTTTTTCAAAGCGCTGCATTCCGCTACGGACACAGCCTTGTACCACCTGGAATTTACCGTCGCGATGAATCGTGCAATTTTCGAAAGACCAGCATGGGTCGACCCGCAATGAGACTTTGCTCAACTTGGTGGGACTCGAAC GAAGTACTGGCGAACAGTACGATCGAGGAACTCGTTATGGGAATGGCTTCCCAGCTGGCGGAGAAGGAGGACAGCCTGCTCTGCTCCGACGTGAGGAACAGTCTCTTTGGTCCGATGGAATTTTCCCGTCGGGATTTGGGAGCGCTGAACATAATGCGAGGCAGAGACAATGGTCTTCCGGACTACAACACGGCAAGGGCGCACTTCAAGCTACCAAGGAGGAAGATCTGGAACGAGATAAACCCGGCGCTGTTCAACAAGAACCCAGAGCTGCTCAGGTCCCTGATGGAAATCTATTCCAACAACCTGGAAAACATCGACGTCTACGTCGGTGGGATGCTCGAGTCGAGCGACGGGCCTGGAGAACTCTTCAAGGCTGTGATTAAGGACCAGTTCACACGTTTGCGGGACGCCGATCGCTTCTGGTTCGAGAACCTCGACAACGG GATATTCACCAAGAGTGAAATTGAAGAGATTAGGAGAGTGAAATTCTGGGATATCGTTGTAAACACAACGTCGATACCGCCGGAGGCTGTGCAGAGGAGATTGTTCACCTGGATGGAAAACGACCCCTGCCCTCAACCCTTTCAACTGAATTCATCGATTCTCGAGTCGTGCATGCCTCTGCAGAGATACGATTACTTCGAG ggCAGCGAACTCGTCTACATATACGCCTGCGTTTTTCTCGGATTTATTCCGATACTTTGCGCAGGGGTTGGATACGGGCTTGTTAAATTACAGAACAGGCGAAGACGCCGACTGAAGATTCTTCAGGAGGAAATACAGAAGCGTAGCGACGGCAGAATTTGCGTGGATAAAATGGTGGTGAGAGAATGGTTGCACGCCAATCACCGGAGGCTTGTTAAAGTTAAATTTGGACCCGAAGCAGCCCTCCACGTGGTGAACAGAAAAGGGGAGAAGCTTCGGACCTTCAATTTCAACAATCTAAACTCAATCACGATCGAGGAATCACAGGTAATtaattat gAGAGCGAGAACAGCCATCGTAAGCCGTTGGTATTGCTGCGAATACCCCGTGACTACGATCTCGTCCTTGAACTGGATTCCTTAAGCTCGCGTAGAAAGTTCATTGCGAAATTAGAGTCATTTTTAACGTCGCACAACAAACACTTTACGCTGATGCGTACCAACCGTGATATAATGCTTGCCAAAGCGGAAACTAAAGAACGACGTCAGAAGAAATTGGAACAG TTCTTCAGGGAGGCCTACGCTTTGACATTTGGTCTTAGACCTGGTGAAAAACGTCGCCGATCAGAGGACAGCGACAGCGGAGAAGTTGTCACGGTGATGAGGACGTCGCTTTCGAAGAGCGAGTTTGCCAGCGCTTTGGGCATGCGGCCGGATGCTGTGTTCGTGCAAAAGATGTTCAACATCGTGGACAAGGACAGCGATGGAAGAATTTCGTTTCAG GAATTTTTGGACACGGTGCTGCTCTTTTCACGCGGCAAAACCGAGGACAAACTTCGGATAATATTCGACATGTGCGACAACGATAGCAACGGCGTTATCGACAAGGGAGAACTGTCGGAGATGCTTCGTTCCCTCGTTGAAATCGCCCGGACAACCAGCCTTAGCGACGATCACGTGACCGAACTGATCGACGGGATGTTCCAG gACGCGGGCCTCGAGCGGAAGGACTACCTGACTTACAATGACTTCAAGCTCATGATGAAGGAGTACAAGGGCGACTTCGTGGCAATCGGACTAGACTGCAAGGGGGCGAAGCAGAACTTTCTTGACACCTCGACGAACGTGGCGAGGATGACAAGCTTCCACATAGACCAGCTTCCCCCGGAGGCTACGAAGAGTTGGGCGCGAAAACAGTGGGACGGGATATCGACGTTCCTCGAGGAGAATCGTCAGAACATATTTTATCTGTTCATATTCTACGTGATCACGATCGCTCTGTTCGTGGAGAGATTCATCC ATTATTCCTTCATGGCTGAGCACACGGATCTGAGGCACATAATGGGCGTCGGGATAGCGATAACCAGAGGATCCGCCGCTGCGTTGTCGTTCTGCTACAGTCTTCTCCTGCTTACGATGTCTCGTAACCTCCTGACGAAGCTGAAGGAGTTCTCCATCCAGCAGTACATTCCGCTCGATTCTCACATCCAGTTTCACAAGATTGCTGCCTGCACCGCACTCTTTTTCTCCGTGCTTCACACCGTCGGTCACATTGTCAATTTCTACCACGTCTCCACCCAACCGATCGGCAACCTTCGATGTCTCACCCGAGAAGTCAGCTTTTCCAGCGATGCGCGTCCCACTATCACCTTCTGGCTATTCCAGACAGTAACAG GTTTAACCGGGATACTTTTGTTCGTTGTCATGACGATCATATTCGTCTTCGCTCATCCAACGATACGGCAAAAGGCCTACAAGTTCTTCTGGTCCACTCACAGCCTCTATGTTCTGCTCTACGCGTTGTGCCTTGTCCATGGATTGGCCAGACTAACCGGAGCACCACGATTCTGGATCTTCTTCATCGGTCCGGCGATCATCTATGCTCTGGATAAG GTGGTCAGCCTGCGCACCAAGTACATGGCCTTGGACATAATCGAGACGGAGTTACTGCCGTCCGATGTTATAAAGATAAAATTCTATCGACCACCGAACCTGAAGTACCTCTCCGGCCAGTGGGTACGTCTCTCCTGCACGGCGTTCAGGACCAACGAGTTTCACTCGTTCACGCTGACGTCAGCACCGCACGAGAACTTCTTGTCGTGTCATATCAAGGCCCAGGGTCCTTGGACATGGAAGTTGCGTAACTACTTTGACCCTTGCAATTTCAACCCCGAGGACGAACACCCCAAGATAAGGATCGAGGGACCGTTTGGGGGCGGGAATCAAGACTGGTACAAATTCGAAGTCGCCGTTATGGTCGGCGGTGGCATCGGGGTCACTCCGTACGCCTCGATGCTCAACGATCTCGTCTTCGGTACCTCGACTAATAGGTACTCAGGAGTAGCTTGCAAGAAG GTATACTTCTTGTGGATCTGTCCTTCTCACAAACACTTCGAGTGGTTCATCGACGTTCTACGCGACGTCGAGAGGAAGGATGTTACCGATGTTTTAGAAATACACATATTTATTACACAGTTCTTTCACAAGTTCGATTTACGCACAACTATGCTG tatATATgcgaaaatcattttcaaaggTTGTCGAAGACCAGTATATTCACCGGATTGAAGGCCATTAATCATTTCGGCAGGCCGGATATGACGTCGTTCCTAAAATTCGTTCAAAAGAAACACAGCTAC GTGAGTAAAATCGGGGTCTTCAGCTGCGGTCCTCGTCCTTTGACGAAAAGCGTGATGCTGGGTTGCGACGAGGTGAACAAGGGGCGACGTTTACCGTACTTTATACatcactttgaaaattttggctAG
- the LOC124175046 gene encoding dual oxidase isoform X2, giving the protein MTFIRNEHRRGFLCSFVLYGVLVAAWINPVIKSDIVRYNHTEKQRYDGWYNNLAHPEWGSVDSRLIRKAPAAYSDGVYMMAGQDRPSSRKLSDLFMQGDDGIPSVKNKTALFAFFGQLVTAEIIMASESGCPIEFHRIDVEKCDKVFDKDCQGNKYIPFQRADYDRETGHSPNSPREQINKVTSWIDGSFIYSGSEAWTNTMRSFKNGSFLMEPKKQFPVRNTMRAPLFNHAVPNVMRMLNPERLYLLGDPRTNQNPPLLAFGILFYQWHNVIAARVQKQNPDMSDEEVFQRARRVVVGTLQNIIVYEYLPNLLEEELKPYSGYKPDLHPGISHVFQSAAFRYGHSLVPPGIYRRDESCNFRKTSMGRPAMRLCSTWWDSNEVLANSTIEELVMGMASQLAEKEDSLLCSDVRNSLFGPMEFSRRDLGALNIMRGRDNGLPDYNTARAHFKLPRRKIWNEINPALFNKNPELLRSLMEIYSNNLENIDVYVGGMLESSDGPGELFKAVIKDQFTRLRDADRFWFENLDNGIFTKSEIEEIRRVKFWDIVVNTTSIPPEAVQRRLFTWMENDPCPQPFQLNSSILESCMPLQRYDYFEGSELVYIYACVFLGFIPILCAGVGYGLVKLQNRRRRRLKILQEEIQKRSDGRICVDKMVVREWLHANHRRLVKVKFGPEAALHVVNRKGEKLRTFNFNNLNSITIEESQESENSHRKPLVLLRIPRDYDLVLELDSLSSRRKFIAKLESFLTSHNKHFTLMRTNRDIMLAKAETKERRQKKLEQFFREAYALTFGLRPGEKRRRSEDSDSGEVVTVMRTSLSKSEFASALGMRPDAVFVQKMFNIVDKDSDGRISFQEFLDTVLLFSRGKTEDKLRIIFDMCDNDSNGVIDKGELSEMLRSLVEIARTTSLSDDHVTELIDGMFQDAGLERKDYLTYNDFKLMMKEYKGDFVAIGLDCKGAKQNFLDTSTNVARMTSFHIDQLPPEATKSWARKQWDGISTFLEENRQNIFYLFIFYVITIALFVERFIHYSFMAEHTDLRHIMGVGIAITRGSAAALSFCYSLLLLTMSRNLLTKLKEFSIQQYIPLDSHIQFHKIAACTALFFSVLHTVGHIVNFYHVSTQPIGNLRCLTREVSFSSDARPTITFWLFQTVTGLTGILLFVVMTIIFVFAHPTIRQKAYKFFWSTHSLYVLLYALCLVHGLARLTGAPRFWIFFIGPAIIYALDKVVSLRTKYMALDIIETELLPSDVIKIKFYRPPNLKYLSGQWVRLSCTAFRTNEFHSFTLTSAPHENFLSCHIKAQGPWTWKLRNYFDPCNFNPEDEHPKIRIEGPFGGGNQDWYKFEVAVMVGGGIGVTPYASMLNDLVFGTSTNRYSGVACKKVYFLWICPSHKHFEWFIDVLRDVERKDVTDVLEIHIFITQFFHKFDLRTTMLYICENHFQRLSKTSIFTGLKAINHFGRPDMTSFLKFVQKKHSYVSKIGVFSCGPRPLTKSVMLGCDEVNKGRRLPYFIHHFENFG; this is encoded by the exons aTATCGTCAGATACAATCACACTGAAAAACAGAGGTACGATGGCTGGTACAACAATTTGGCACATCCGGAGTGGGGATCAGTTG ACAGCAGACTCATTCGCAAGGCACCGGCCGCTTATTCGGACGGAGTTTACATGATGGCTGGACAAGATCGACCTTCATCGCGAAAACTGAGCGATCTTTTCATGCAAGGTGACGACGGGATACCATCGGTCAAAAACAAAACCGCCTTGTTCGCCTTCTTTG GGCAGCTCGTTACTGCGGAAATAATAATGGCCAGCGAGAGTGGGTGTCCGATAGAGTTTCATCGCATTGATGTAGAGAAGTGCGACAAGGTATTCGACAAGGACTGCCAGGGCAACAAGTACATTCCCTTTCAAAGGGCCGATTATGACAGAGAGACCGGACACAGTCCCAACAGCCCCAGGGAACAG ATCAACAAAGTGACCAGCTGGATCGACGGGAGCTTTATTTACTCGGGCAGCGAGGCTTGGACCAACACCATGAGGTCCTTCAAAAACGGGAGCTTCCTCATGGAGCCGAAGAAGCAATTTCCGGTTCGGAACACCATGCGGGCACCGCTGTTCAATCACGCGGTACCGAACGTGATGAGAATGCTTAATCCGGAGCGGCTTTATC tGCTCGGAGATCCGAGGACGAATCAAAACCCCCCGCTCCTGGCGTTTGGAATCTTGTTCTATCAGTGGCACAACGTAATAGCGGCTCGAGTCCAAAAACAGAACCCGGATATGTCGGATGAGGAGGTTTTTCAAAGGGCACGAAGAGTCGTAGTGGGGACGCTTCAG AACATCATAGTCTACGAATACTTGCCGAATCTTTTGGAAGAAGAGCTGAAGCCTTATTCCGGATACAAGCCTGACCTTCATCCCGGTATTAGTCACGTTTTTCAAAGCGCTGCATTCCGCTACGGACACAGCCTTGTACCACCTGGAATTTACCGTCGCGATGAATCGTGCAATTTTCGAAAGACCAGCATGGGTCGACCCGCAATGAGACTTTGCTCAACTTGGTGGGACTCGAAC GAAGTACTGGCGAACAGTACGATCGAGGAACTCGTTATGGGAATGGCTTCCCAGCTGGCGGAGAAGGAGGACAGCCTGCTCTGCTCCGACGTGAGGAACAGTCTCTTTGGTCCGATGGAATTTTCCCGTCGGGATTTGGGAGCGCTGAACATAATGCGAGGCAGAGACAATGGTCTTCCGGACTACAACACGGCAAGGGCGCACTTCAAGCTACCAAGGAGGAAGATCTGGAACGAGATAAACCCGGCGCTGTTCAACAAGAACCCAGAGCTGCTCAGGTCCCTGATGGAAATCTATTCCAACAACCTGGAAAACATCGACGTCTACGTCGGTGGGATGCTCGAGTCGAGCGACGGGCCTGGAGAACTCTTCAAGGCTGTGATTAAGGACCAGTTCACACGTTTGCGGGACGCCGATCGCTTCTGGTTCGAGAACCTCGACAACGG GATATTCACCAAGAGTGAAATTGAAGAGATTAGGAGAGTGAAATTCTGGGATATCGTTGTAAACACAACGTCGATACCGCCGGAGGCTGTGCAGAGGAGATTGTTCACCTGGATGGAAAACGACCCCTGCCCTCAACCCTTTCAACTGAATTCATCGATTCTCGAGTCGTGCATGCCTCTGCAGAGATACGATTACTTCGAG ggCAGCGAACTCGTCTACATATACGCCTGCGTTTTTCTCGGATTTATTCCGATACTTTGCGCAGGGGTTGGATACGGGCTTGTTAAATTACAGAACAGGCGAAGACGCCGACTGAAGATTCTTCAGGAGGAAATACAGAAGCGTAGCGACGGCAGAATTTGCGTGGATAAAATGGTGGTGAGAGAATGGTTGCACGCCAATCACCGGAGGCTTGTTAAAGTTAAATTTGGACCCGAAGCAGCCCTCCACGTGGTGAACAGAAAAGGGGAGAAGCTTCGGACCTTCAATTTCAACAATCTAAACTCAATCACGATCGAGGAATCACAG gAGAGCGAGAACAGCCATCGTAAGCCGTTGGTATTGCTGCGAATACCCCGTGACTACGATCTCGTCCTTGAACTGGATTCCTTAAGCTCGCGTAGAAAGTTCATTGCGAAATTAGAGTCATTTTTAACGTCGCACAACAAACACTTTACGCTGATGCGTACCAACCGTGATATAATGCTTGCCAAAGCGGAAACTAAAGAACGACGTCAGAAGAAATTGGAACAG TTCTTCAGGGAGGCCTACGCTTTGACATTTGGTCTTAGACCTGGTGAAAAACGTCGCCGATCAGAGGACAGCGACAGCGGAGAAGTTGTCACGGTGATGAGGACGTCGCTTTCGAAGAGCGAGTTTGCCAGCGCTTTGGGCATGCGGCCGGATGCTGTGTTCGTGCAAAAGATGTTCAACATCGTGGACAAGGACAGCGATGGAAGAATTTCGTTTCAG GAATTTTTGGACACGGTGCTGCTCTTTTCACGCGGCAAAACCGAGGACAAACTTCGGATAATATTCGACATGTGCGACAACGATAGCAACGGCGTTATCGACAAGGGAGAACTGTCGGAGATGCTTCGTTCCCTCGTTGAAATCGCCCGGACAACCAGCCTTAGCGACGATCACGTGACCGAACTGATCGACGGGATGTTCCAG gACGCGGGCCTCGAGCGGAAGGACTACCTGACTTACAATGACTTCAAGCTCATGATGAAGGAGTACAAGGGCGACTTCGTGGCAATCGGACTAGACTGCAAGGGGGCGAAGCAGAACTTTCTTGACACCTCGACGAACGTGGCGAGGATGACAAGCTTCCACATAGACCAGCTTCCCCCGGAGGCTACGAAGAGTTGGGCGCGAAAACAGTGGGACGGGATATCGACGTTCCTCGAGGAGAATCGTCAGAACATATTTTATCTGTTCATATTCTACGTGATCACGATCGCTCTGTTCGTGGAGAGATTCATCC ATTATTCCTTCATGGCTGAGCACACGGATCTGAGGCACATAATGGGCGTCGGGATAGCGATAACCAGAGGATCCGCCGCTGCGTTGTCGTTCTGCTACAGTCTTCTCCTGCTTACGATGTCTCGTAACCTCCTGACGAAGCTGAAGGAGTTCTCCATCCAGCAGTACATTCCGCTCGATTCTCACATCCAGTTTCACAAGATTGCTGCCTGCACCGCACTCTTTTTCTCCGTGCTTCACACCGTCGGTCACATTGTCAATTTCTACCACGTCTCCACCCAACCGATCGGCAACCTTCGATGTCTCACCCGAGAAGTCAGCTTTTCCAGCGATGCGCGTCCCACTATCACCTTCTGGCTATTCCAGACAGTAACAG GTTTAACCGGGATACTTTTGTTCGTTGTCATGACGATCATATTCGTCTTCGCTCATCCAACGATACGGCAAAAGGCCTACAAGTTCTTCTGGTCCACTCACAGCCTCTATGTTCTGCTCTACGCGTTGTGCCTTGTCCATGGATTGGCCAGACTAACCGGAGCACCACGATTCTGGATCTTCTTCATCGGTCCGGCGATCATCTATGCTCTGGATAAG GTGGTCAGCCTGCGCACCAAGTACATGGCCTTGGACATAATCGAGACGGAGTTACTGCCGTCCGATGTTATAAAGATAAAATTCTATCGACCACCGAACCTGAAGTACCTCTCCGGCCAGTGGGTACGTCTCTCCTGCACGGCGTTCAGGACCAACGAGTTTCACTCGTTCACGCTGACGTCAGCACCGCACGAGAACTTCTTGTCGTGTCATATCAAGGCCCAGGGTCCTTGGACATGGAAGTTGCGTAACTACTTTGACCCTTGCAATTTCAACCCCGAGGACGAACACCCCAAGATAAGGATCGAGGGACCGTTTGGGGGCGGGAATCAAGACTGGTACAAATTCGAAGTCGCCGTTATGGTCGGCGGTGGCATCGGGGTCACTCCGTACGCCTCGATGCTCAACGATCTCGTCTTCGGTACCTCGACTAATAGGTACTCAGGAGTAGCTTGCAAGAAG GTATACTTCTTGTGGATCTGTCCTTCTCACAAACACTTCGAGTGGTTCATCGACGTTCTACGCGACGTCGAGAGGAAGGATGTTACCGATGTTTTAGAAATACACATATTTATTACACAGTTCTTTCACAAGTTCGATTTACGCACAACTATGCTG tatATATgcgaaaatcattttcaaaggTTGTCGAAGACCAGTATATTCACCGGATTGAAGGCCATTAATCATTTCGGCAGGCCGGATATGACGTCGTTCCTAAAATTCGTTCAAAAGAAACACAGCTAC GTGAGTAAAATCGGGGTCTTCAGCTGCGGTCCTCGTCCTTTGACGAAAAGCGTGATGCTGGGTTGCGACGAGGTGAACAAGGGGCGACGTTTACCGTACTTTATACatcactttgaaaattttggctAG